Proteins encoded within one genomic window of Oxyura jamaicensis isolate SHBP4307 breed ruddy duck unplaced genomic scaffold, BPBGC_Ojam_1.0 oxyUn_random_OJ142, whole genome shotgun sequence:
- the LOC118158783 gene encoding olfactory receptor 14C36-like: MPNSSSVTEFLLLAFADTRELQLLHFALFLGIYLAALLGNGLILTAVACDHHLHTPMYFFLLNLALLDLGSISTTLPKAMANALWNTRAISYQGCAAQVLFLVFFIGAEFSLLTVMAYDRYVAICKPLHYGSLLGSRACAQMAAAAWGSGFLNAALHTANTFSLPLCQGNAVDQFFCEIPQILKLSCSNAYLRGVGVVFSMSVLFGCSVFIVLSYVQILRAVLRMPSEQGRHKTFSTCLPHLAVVSLFISTAMFAYLKPPSISSPSLDLVMAVLYSVLPPAVNPLIYSMRNQELRKAVRTLLEYTIIQHIHL; this comes from the coding sequence atgcccaacagcagctctgtgactgaattcctcctgctggcattcgcagacacacgggagctgcagctcctgcacttcgcgctcttcctgggcatctacctggctgccctcctgggcaacggcctcatcctcactgccGTAGCCTGcgaccaccacctccacacccccatgtacttcttcctcctcaaccttgCACTGCTCGACCTGGGatccatctccaccactctccctaaagccatggccaatgccctctggaacaccagggccatctcctatcaaGGATGTGCTGCACAAGTCCTCTTTTTAGTCTTCTTCATTGGAGCAGAGTTTTCCCTTCTCACTGTCATGGCCTATGACCGCTatgttgccatctgcaagcccctgcactacgggagcctcctgggcagcagagcttgtgcccagatggcagcagctgcctggggcagtggctttctcaatgctgCCCTGCATAcggccaatacattttccctgcccctctgccaaggcaatgctgtggaccagttcttctgtgaaatcccccagatcctcaagctctcctgctcaaaTGCCTACCTCAGGGGAGTTGGAGTAGTATTTAGTATGTCTGTATTATTTggttgttctgttttcattgtgttgtcctatgtgcagatccTCAGGGCAGTGttgaggatgccctctgagcagggccggcacaaaaccttttccacgtgcctcccccacctggccgtggtctcccTCTTTATCAGCACCGCTatgtttgcctacctgaagcctCCCTCgatctcctccccatccctggacctAGTGatggcagttctgtactcagTTCTACCTCCAGCAGTGAatcccctcatctacagcatgaggaaccaggaatTAAGGAAAGCAGTGAGGACACTGCTAGAATACACAATTATACAGCACATTCACCTATAA